DNA from Hominilimicola fabiformis:
AATTTCAACTTTCTTTGCTTCATTTGCAACTACAGCAACATTTTCTGCTACAGCTGAATCTGCAACTTTTATAGAACCTGTTTTAATTGCATAATCAGCACTTGTTACTGTATATGTGTAATCACCTGATGGTAGAGCAACTTTTGCTACACCATCAGTATCAGTTGTTTCTGTTGCTACAACTGCATCGCCATTCTTAATTTCAACAGTTGCTTTTTCAACTTTTGTTTCGCCACTTGCAACATTAAAAGTTACCGCTTGACCTATTGTAAGAACTAACTTTGGAGCTTTCTTAACAACCTGTGTTCTTGCTGTTCCTACAGCTAATTCTAAAGAAAGTTTATCTGTTGTTGCAGACTTTACTAATGATGTAACAGGAACATTTGCTGTTACAAATGCACCGTGAGCTTCAGTGGAGGCTGTAGTTGCATCCTTTGTTCCTGTCCATACCTTTGTATCTGTTAAACTATCATTTCTTATACTTTGATAATCTGTATATACTGCTGTTGACGCATCCCAATCATTGCTTGAAAGTGCACCTATAAAGAAGTAAGAATCTACCCAACGTTTTTGATTTGCATCATAGCTTGTTGATGCAACATCAAAATTCAAATTAGCTGAAACAACTCTATCCTTATCTACATCTGATAGACCTGCATATCTAAGAAGTGTTGTTTCATTTGTGCTAAGTGTACCATCTTTACCCTTTGCCCATTGACCTAATTTTAGCAATTCATCACTGCCATGAGCTGTTGTGTCATCAGCTTTTACCCATGTTGATGCTTCTGCATCAAAAACTTTCATTGTTGGGTCTGCTGCATATGCAACTGTTACTGTTACAGGGTATGTAGGCATTGTGAACTTGCCTTCTGCTACAGTTACTGTTGTTTCGGCATCGTCTGTCTTTGTTACTGTAATTGTCGGATCAGCAGCAAGGTAACCCAAAGCAGGTGTTTTAGCTGTTATTGTAAGTTCTGTACCTTCTGCAACGCTTGTCAAATCTGTTGCGCCTGTTACTGTAGCAGTACCGCCTGTTACTGCAGTAGTTACTGCACTCTTAACTTTAGCAGTTGTTGTTACTGTGAATACACCTTCTAGATTGCCGCTAACTGTAATTTCTTGAGGAGTTACTGTTAAATCTTTGTAATCATCTTTAGCTACAGCTGATACTGTATATGTACCAGCTTTAACACCTGTAAATGTTACAGCTGTATCTTCGATTGTACCTGTAATTGTATTTTCAGCTTCTGCTTTATCTGTAAGAGTTACAGATTTAACACCTGCGTCTACAGTACCTGATACTGCATAAGTAGGAACAGCTGTTGCTGTCGGAGCCGGTGTATCTGTCGGAGCAGCTGTTTCTGCCGGAGCTTCTGTCGGCTCAACTGTCGGAGCACCTGTTTCTGCAGGAGCTTCTGTCGGCTCAACTGTCGGAGCACCTGTTTCTGCAGGAGCTTCTGTCGGCTCAGTTGTCGGAGCAACTGTTTCTGCCGGAGCTTCTGTCGGTTCAGCTGTCGGAGCCGGTTTAGCTGTAGCTTGAGCGGCACCGTTCTTTATTGTATAAGCACTTGCAAGCGGTGTCATAGTCTTTAGACTATCCCAAACCATTATCTTATCATTTGTTGTGAATGCATCTAAATCTGTTGCAGGAACTGTATAAGCTGTACCTGCCGTTAGAGCAACATTAACAACTTTCTTAACTGAATCCAATGTATTATCAGTTCTGTATGATGCTTGAACAAGAACTGCATCTGTATCCTTATCTGATGTCAATGTAACTGTATTTGCATTTTCATCAACGCTCATTGTAACCTTTGCAGGTATCGGAGCAGGTGTCGGAGCTGCTGTTTCAGTTGGAAGATACTTAGCATCAAGTGTATCTGTAATCTTATATGCAACTACATTATCAATCAAGGCTTTTGAATAAGCTGTACCACTGTCTGACTTTGTATTTTCAACTGCGAAGCTTGGAAGATGAGTTACTTGAGCTGATGTTGAACCGGAACCAACCTTAGTACCCTTAACTGCAGGGCTAAGTTTACCTTCACCATCTTTATATTTACCGTCAATAAATACTCTGTATGTACCTTCTGATACTGCAACAACTACAGTGTGCCAACCTTCTGTTACCTGAATACCGATTGGTGTATCACCGTTTGTATATCCGCTTGCATCTTCGGTTGTAATAACTGCAAGTATATCTCTTGCACAACCGTTACCATCAATATTTGTTGTGTTGTCAATCAAGAACAATCTCGGAAGACCACCTTCATCAGTACCCTTTGCGGCTGAAAGATATGTTGTAAATCCCATAATTGCAGTTTCGCCTGATGAAATTTCTTTTGTATCATCAAGAGTTACAACCGGTCCTCTACCATTTGTTGAGAATTGGTTTGCAGCAAGTTTTAGTGCATTATCGCCTGTAGCAACCTTTGCGATTGCGGCATATGTCTTTGTATCAGCACCTGTACTTCTTGAACCAACTTTAACTTTCATACCATCAACAACTGTTTTTGCATCTTGATCTTCTGTTTCGATTGATGCAACAGTTCCTACAGTAGCATTGTTAAAGTCAGCTGTATAAGCATCTGTTACTGATGCCGGGGCTGCAAGAGTTTGCGCTGAACCGGATACTGTTTCAGGTTCAGGAATTGGTGTGGCTGCTGCTACAACGCCTCTCAAACCATCTGTTGTAAGTGTTTCTGCCTCACCCGAATAAATTTTGATGTTATCAAGGCATACTTCACCAGGTCCTGTAACACTGTCATCACCACGACCGGCTGTTACATAAATAGTATCAAGTTTTGTTGCACTGTTGATATAATCAACACCATCAACTATTTTATTATTATTTACATCTATTACTGTTACTTTAGCTACATCACCTTTAACGTATGTCTGTACTCTAACCCACATATCATCAGCAATGCCTGTTACTGATGTATTATCAGCAGCCAATGTTTCTGTACCAGGGTCATTTACGATTGTACCGTCAAGTTGGTATCTTGCAGACAATGAAGATGCCACACCTGCTGTATATCCTTGACCTGTTTCAGTACTTGAATTACCGCCTGAGAACAATGCACCGTATGGGCCATAGTCTCTGGAGTCTTTAGCTGCATTTGACGAATCGATGAATGCAACTTGAGTATATCTTCCGTATCTACCCATACCATTTGACTTATGAAGTCTTGCATCGTATTCGATTGTGTAGCCGTCAGCACTTGTTAATTGTGCATCTGCAGGTAAAGTCAATGTTGCAGAATATGTACTGCTGCCATTAGCTTTAATTGAGAAATATTCACCCTTGTCATCACTCACTTGTGCAAGAGTTCCATTACCTGAAAAGCCTGTGATGTCACTTCCATCAAAGGTGTAAACAGGTGTTGCCGCGCTTGCTGTTACTGTCAAGCCTGCGAAAGCAGATGCTGACATAGCAGCGGCGCAAAGTAATGAAATTAGTTTTTTACTTTTCATTTCTTCTCTCCCTTTCTTTCCTTAACTTGTTTCCAAGTCTTGTTTAATTTAACAGGTACAGGATGTCGATTTGAGTAAATCTGCACAATCCTAACCCATCTATATGGTATATATTGTATCATATTTTTTTTGTATGTGCAATATTATTAAGAAACTTTGAACAAAAATATTGCACAAAAAAGCACATCATTTTTTATATAAAATGCAAAATTCAAGTTGTACATTTTTTATTTTTGTAGATTATTTTTACCAAAAAAGACCGCTTTCGCGGTCTTTTTTGGATTGTTTAGTATTCCGTTTGCAATTCACTTGCAAAGTTTATTCTGTATATTGGTCTGCACTGAATATTTCTATATTATCCATTGATACAGAACCGCCTGATGATTTACCATACTTACAATATAGTCCCGATAATCCTGTTGCACTTGTATCAGCCATATCAACTTCACCGTCAAAATAAGTTTTACTTGAGTCAAGTGATTTTGCTACTACATTTACTTTGTGTGTTGTAAAATCACAAACTGCAACTACCGATACCCATTCATTATTCGGAATTGTAGTCGTTTGTCCGTTTGCTGTGATTGCACCGTCCTTTGTTTGCTTCAAATACAAAACATATCCGCCTGTACAACCATAATTTTTATTTCCATCATTATAAGTCATATTTCCCGAATGAACGGCAAATTCATTAGGATCAATATTTGCTTTTGTAAACTTAATATTCATTGCATATACAAGTCCATTATCAGATGTATATGTTTCTCCGAATGATTTTTCTCCGCCTCTTGAATTAGTATTTGCTCCAAATCTCAAATAATTGCCAAGACTTGAATTTTCATCATACTCAACCGTCATTGCACTTTGTTGATTTGCACTAACCCATCCGTTTGCTGCCAACGTTGATGTTGTTAATGTTTTGAATGTTTCATGATACAAATAATTGTATTTATCCGGTTCAGATACTGTAAACACCGCCGTAAACTTCGCAGTGTCATGTGCTCTTACAGTAATTTCACTTGTGAATGCAAAGTTTTCATTACTGCCGTCCTTACGCCAAGCCAAAAGTTCATAGCCTTCATTTGCAGTCGCAGTCAAAGTCACCATATCGTTCATATCTACTGTTTTTTCAGTAGTTCCTGCTTCTCCTATATATGCACTTCCCATTGTATTGTCGCTTGATTCTACTGTAATTGTCTTTTTAGGAAGAGCTTCTTGTTCAAGAGTTCCTACCTTCAAATCAGATATTTTAACATCAACTGCCGCTTTACTTGCCGATAGCAAGAAATAAGTAAGTTGTGTAGGTGAAACTGTACCAAATGTACTGTAATTACTAAATTCATATGTAACAGGGTCGAAACCGTCTATTTGAATAGTGCCTGTTCCGTTATCCATATCAAGAATATATCTTACAGTTGACCATTTACCCTTATTTATTGAGCCTACTTCTTTACCACCAGCCTTAATTGAGCCGTTACTTGCCACATTAAATAGTGTAATTGACTGTTTTCCACCCGGATTTCTATTATCTATACCGTCTGTCAAGCCGAAATTAAGATCTCCGCCCGAAACGTATGACAAATCCATTTCTATAAGGTATTTTCCGCTTGTGCCTATTACTGTTTCCGATGAATCGTCTGCCACATCAAATTTCTTTGAAGCATAGAATGAACCATCTGAACTGTTATCAGCTTTCTTACCTGTCGATGCAAACTCGGCATATCTTCTGTTTATTACATCATCTGCACTTTCTGCACCAAGTTTTCCGGTATTTACAGCACTTCCTGCCAAAGCCCAATTACCGTTTCCTGCCAAATCTTCATCACCGCTATAAGTTTTACCTTCGTAATTAAAGTTTTCCGATATAATCGAACTCTTTATTGTCATAGGTTCATATACGGCTGAATATGTATCCGGATTATCTGTATCAACTATCAATCCTTCATCTCCACCCGCATCTTTTGCTCTGTAAACTACTGCAGTGTATGTATCACCTTCACCAAGAACAAGACCGTCTGTTGAAGTTCTGAATTCCGTAATTGTTTGTGTTCCGTTTACAGTGTTGTCAACCTGTGCATTTGCATAGATTTTACCCTTTTCTGTTCCGTCGGAATTTTTAATGGTAATAACTACAATACCGTATGCACTCATATCCTTTTCAGATACCGAATGTTTCAAAACATCAACAGATTGTATTGTTCCGTCTTCTGCAAATACTACATTTTTTATAGTAGTAGGATATTTTGTAGGTAGCAACGAAACATATACATCAGGATATGCCTTGTTAGGTGCAGCACCTGCTTTTACAACAGTTTCAGAAACTTCATACGGTGTTGCGGTACTTCTCATACCTGTTACAAGAGGTTTTATTGAATTTGCTTCTACTTCTGTAATCGCCGACTGAGCCTTGTTAGTTTGAAGTTTTAGTGCTTCTTGCATAAATAAGTATGCACCGTTATCGGCACCAGCGTCATTAGGGTGAGTACCGTCAATTCCGCCGCCTCGTACTCCACGGAAATAGTAGTCAACTGCATTTTTCTCATAAACTTCAGAACCGCGTATTTCCTTTACCTTTGCTCCGGCAGCTTTCATCCAATCAAGCCAAGGTTGATTTAGGTCAATAAATACTACATCCTTTGCTCCGGCTGCAGTAATACCCTTAGCAATAACCGTGTCTGCATACTCATAACCCGCATCTAATCCGTCTGACACTGCCTTAGCAACAAATTTATCTGCTTCTGTTTTTCCGCCTGTTATAAGCACTTCTGTATAATATTTTGCAGCTTTACTGAATCCGTTAAGTGTTGATTTCCATGTATTTGTTTCTGCATCAAATTGGTCTGTGTTATGACGGTCAATAGGTCCTACATAAATCGTTGTTGCTCCTACAGAATGAGCCTTTTCATAATACTTCGGTATTGCTTTTAAATATCCCAAAGGTCCGTCATCCTTATGGTTATGTCCGTATTGAACATATACAAAATCGCCCTTACCGATGTTTGCATTTGCCATATTCCAGTGTGCAGAATCAGTTGCATTTATACCTCCGTCACCTTGATTGGATATAGCAACTCCTGTCGGCAAATATTTCGATAAGAATGTACCTGTTCCGCCATAGTTTTGTAGCGGGAAGAACGGTTGTAATGCAGCATAATCACAGCCTGTTGAATCTGTATACATCCAAACAGTAGGACACGCTTCAACTTCTTCAACTTCTATCGCTGAAATTGCAACATTGTCACCAACTGCTACTACATTTAGCATATCATCAGCATATTTAAAATCTTTTGCTCCGTCACGTCCTTTTATGTATACGTTTTGAAGTGTTGCAGTAAATTTAACTTCCTTTGTTTCTCCTGCGGCAATTTTTTCTTCTGTTATAATAGGATGACGTCTTTCAGAAAATACAGTTGCAACAGCGTCTTTTGTCTGATTCAATCCCGTAACATAAACTTTTACTTTATAATAATGGTCATTTTCCGCATCCATACTGAAACGAATAGGATAATCACCCTCTATTGCAGGCTCGCCTTTTATCGGAGCACCGCCAACAGCCCCCAAAAAGTCATCTGTTGCAGATGTAACCGTATTCTTTTTACCTGAATTTACAACAACAACCTGTCCTTCTTGAGTATCTATACCATCGATATGAGTTCCTACTTCATATGCCTTTTCATCAGTTCCTAACAAACCAAACTTTTTACCGTCAGATGTCTTTGTGGTGTTTGTTGAATATGCGGTATCTTTTGTTACCGAATAATATCCTGTAGCCACATTATCGCTGTCGCCAAAGTCAAACTTCCACATTTTTCTCGGAACATTTACAGGCTCGATAAGCAACGGACGCATATTTTGCAAACTGTCCCAAAGCATTATTCTTGCACCTGAAGGTACGTTTATTTTACTTCCGTCAGACACCTGCTGATAATCAAGTTTTTGCAATGTACCATTATCAGAATCGTAAGATGCAATAATCGCATATGCATTACTCGATGAATGAATTGTTGCAGTATTACCGTCAAGCGTTACTGCATAGTTTCCGCCTGTGGTATCGTCTGCACTTGCCGTCATAGGCAATACGATACTTCCCGCAATCATTGCCGTTGACAATGCCGCACAAAGCAATTTTTTTAGATTGTTTTTCATAAAACCTTCTCCTTTTTTATAAATTTCCTCTCTCAAATTTGCCGTTATAAATTATATTATCATATTCTCTCAAAAAAGAAAAGCAGATTAATAAAAAAAGTAGTTTTTTTATTAAATCTGCTCTGTTTTTTTACTTTTTCTTTCTAAGCATTGCACCCTCGCAAACAGGCTGTGCCGTTTTAAACTTAACTATCTGCTCCGCATGGTTTGCAACTTCGATTTCGTTACCGTTTTCGTCGCACATACTTTCAACCGTCTGTACGAAAAACGGTTTCATAGGCTGAATTATCTCTATTTCGTCCCCCTTAAAGAAACGGTTTCTCTGCGTAATTGTCGCAATACCCGTTTTTTCATCATAATCCTTTACTATGCCGATAAGGTCATAATCTCTGATATACGAACTTGACGTGTAAACCTGTGAATTTTCATCCGGCTTGCCGAAATAAAAACCTGTTGTATACGGTCTGTGACTGACCTTGCAAAGCTCTTCATATTCCGCTTCATTAAACACATAATTTTCGGGATCGGCACAATATCTGTCAATCTCACGTCTGTATGCTCCGACAACCGTTGCAACATAATAAGAAGTTTTTACTCTGCCCTCGATTTTAAGGCTCGCAATACCGCTTTGCACAAGCTCAGGTATATGACGGATTGTACACAAGTCCTTTGAATTAAATATAAACGTACCTCTTTCGTTTTCAAACACGTCCATATATTCACCCGGTCTTGTTTCCTCGACAAGTTTGTAATTCCATCTGCACGGATGTGCGCAAGCACCCATGTTTGAGTCACGTCCCGTCATATAGTTTGACAAAAGACATCTGCCAGAATACGATATACACATAGCGCCGTGTATAAATGCTTCAAGCTCCAAGTCCTCAGGAATTTTCTTTTGAAATTCCGCAATTTCTTTAAACGACATTTCTCTTGCAAGCACGACACGCGTCGCACCCATCTTGTACCACTTTATTGCCGAGCGATAATTAATGTTATTTGCCTGTGTACTTACATGAATAGGTATTTCCGGTGCAAGTTCCTGCATCATATCAAACAATCCCAAATCTGCCACAAGCACTGCGTCAAAGCCGTAATTCTTTATATCTTTGACAAACTCCTCAAATTCTTCAATATCATCATTATGCGGAAGAATATTTGCGGTAAGGTACACTTTTTTGCCTCTGTCGTGAGCGTACTTTATACCCTCCTGCATATCTTCCTTTGAAAAATTTTCCGCCGCAACACGCAGCGAAAACATTTCACCGCCGATATACACCGCGTCCGCACCGTAATCTATCGCTGTTTTCAATTTCTCCAAGCTGCCGCCGGGAGCTAAAAGTTCTGGTTTCTTCATAAATATATTCCTACCCTTTATTATTTCTTTACCGATATTGTAACACCGTCACCAAGCGGTAAAAGCGATGTTTCAAGTTCCTTATGCTCCATAAGCATATCAATATATTTTCTAAGACGTTTAACTATTGTGATTTTTCTTCTCACAACGTGGTTATCATCCGCTGTCATTCCCTTGTAAAGCACATTGTCGGAAATAAGCACACCGCCTTTTTTCAGCAATCTCACGCACTCGTCAAGCATATAAATATAATGTGCTTTCGGACCGTCAAGGAATATCATATCAAAAACTTCATCATCGTCAATATACGAAAGATAATCCTTTGCGTCTGCCTCAATAACCGATATTTTTCCCGCATATCCCGAAGTTTTAATATTCTCCCTTGCGATACGCACCATATCTTCGTTACATTCAAGTGTTGCTATTTCGCAGTCATCATCTGTAGCCTGTGCCATTAATATAGAAGAATACCCAATCGCACAACCTACTTCAAGTATTTTTTTCGGTTTAACCGTTCTGCACATCACCGACAAAAACCTTGCCGTTTCAGGCTCTACTATCGGAACACTGTTTTCTTCCGCATATTTTTCAAGCGAGTGCATAAATTCATCGTTATGCACTGTTTTCGCACGCAAATATTCCGTTATATACGGCGGAACAATCGCGTCTTTATCATATTCTATCATTTATCAAACCTCTTTATTGTTTTAAACTGTCTTGATTTTCAATCGCACTGTCATCGACCGAAATATTTTGCTCAGTACTCTGCATTGCCGCAAGGTGTTCTTCATATGTCTTTGAAAAGATATGCGAGCCGTCCTTGCCAAGAACAAAGTAATACGCATCGGTTGCCTCCGGATAAAGTGCCGCCTCTATACATTCCGTTCCCGGATTGCATATAGGGCCTATTGGGAATCCCGCATACATATATGTGTTATACGGCGAATCTATCTGCGTGTCGGCAATAGAAAGTACAGGCTTTCTTTCACCTAAAATATACTGTACCGTTGCACACGATTGGAACTTCATACCCGAGTTTCTTCTATTATAAAATACTCCCGCAACTTTTGCTCTTTCCGTTCCGCTGTCCGTTTCACGTTCAACGATTGACGCCATAGTTATAACTTCATCAACCGTCAACCCAAGCTCTGTCGCACGTTCATAATACTCCGGTTTAAACTGATTGTCAAATGCCGCAAGCATTAAATCAACAATATCGTGTGCCGACATTCCGTTCGGAATTTCGTACGTTGCAGGGAACAAATACCCCTCCATACGTCCGTCACGTTCAGGCAAGTTTTTCAAGAACGCATAATCATAATCGTCTGGATTTAAAGCCGCATAAAAGTCCTGCCAGCTTACAATGCCTGCCTCATCAAGTTTCTGTGCTATCTGCTTGATTTCATAGCCCTCCGGTATTGTAATTTTCGCAGCCTCACGGCTCGGCGTTATTATAAGATTAAGTATGTCACTGTAACTCATTCCGTCATCAATCGTTGCCGCACCCGGCTGAAAATTACCGTCATATCCGCCGAGCTTTGACTGCACCTTAAACAAAAGCGGATACTTTATTATGCCGTTGTCCTTTAACAGTTTTGCAACAGATGACGTACCGTCACCTTCTGCAACCTCTATTCTCTTACTTCCTTCTTCTATTGAAACACCAAGGCTGTCGCTTAATAGTATGCCCGTTCCCGCAAGACTCAAAACAACTATAACAGCTATGATTATCACAGGCACTTTCCATTTGCCGTAACCTGTTTCATGCACCTTTACTGCCATAAAAGTGTCCTCCTTATTAATACATATTACTGCTATTCTATAACAAAATACACTTTTCGTCAAGTTTTGCGTTTTTTTTGTCAATTTATACGATAACTTTTCTTTAATTTTTACATATTCATAATTGAAAATTTTGAGAAAGTATTATATAATATTAATATGAGATTATTTTTAAGGAGGAGTTATCAATGGGATACAAGGAAACCTACAACCGTTGGCTTACAAGCGACGTGGTTGATGATGACACAAAAGCAGAGCTTAAATCTATTGAAAACAACGAAAAAGAAATAGAAGAAAGATTTTATCGTGAACTTGAATTCGGTACAGCCGGTATGAGAGGTATTATCGGAGCGGGTACGAACAGAATCAATATATATAACGTAAGACGTGCAAGTCAAGGTGTTGCGAAATACGTTCTTTCAAACGGTGAGGACGCCGCAAAAGCAGGTGTTCTTATTGGTTACGATACACGTAATTTTT
Protein-coding regions in this window:
- a CDS encoding peptidase U32 family protein translates to MKKPELLAPGGSLEKLKTAIDYGADAVYIGGEMFSLRVAAENFSKEDMQEGIKYAHDRGKKVYLTANILPHNDDIEEFEEFVKDIKNYGFDAVLVADLGLFDMMQELAPEIPIHVSTQANNINYRSAIKWYKMGATRVVLAREMSFKEIAEFQKKIPEDLELEAFIHGAMCISYSGRCLLSNYMTGRDSNMGACAHPCRWNYKLVEETRPGEYMDVFENERGTFIFNSKDLCTIRHIPELVQSGIASLKIEGRVKTSYYVATVVGAYRREIDRYCADPENYVFNEAEYEELCKVSHRPYTTGFYFGKPDENSQVYTSSSYIRDYDLIGIVKDYDEKTGIATITQRNRFFKGDEIEIIQPMKPFFVQTVESMCDENGNEIEVANHAEQIVKFKTAQPVCEGAMLRKKK
- the mltG gene encoding endolytic transglycosylase MltG; this encodes MAVKVHETGYGKWKVPVIIIAVIVVLSLAGTGILLSDSLGVSIEEGSKRIEVAEGDGTSSVAKLLKDNGIIKYPLLFKVQSKLGGYDGNFQPGAATIDDGMSYSDILNLIITPSREAAKITIPEGYEIKQIAQKLDEAGIVSWQDFYAALNPDDYDYAFLKNLPERDGRMEGYLFPATYEIPNGMSAHDIVDLMLAAFDNQFKPEYYERATELGLTVDEVITMASIVERETDSGTERAKVAGVFYNRRNSGMKFQSCATVQYILGERKPVLSIADTQIDSPYNTYMYAGFPIGPICNPGTECIEAALYPEATDAYYFVLGKDGSHIFSKTYEEHLAAMQSTEQNISVDDSAIENQDSLKQ
- a CDS encoding O-methyltransferase; its protein translation is MIEYDKDAIVPPYITEYLRAKTVHNDEFMHSLEKYAEENSVPIVEPETARFLSVMCRTVKPKKILEVGCAIGYSSILMAQATDDDCEIATLECNEDMVRIARENIKTSGYAGKISVIEADAKDYLSYIDDDEVFDMIFLDGPKAHYIYMLDECVRLLKKGGVLISDNVLYKGMTADDNHVVRRKITIVKRLRKYIDMLMEHKELETSLLPLGDGVTISVKK